A stretch of Motacilla alba alba isolate MOTALB_02 chromosome 18, Motacilla_alba_V1.0_pri, whole genome shotgun sequence DNA encodes these proteins:
- the LOC119709378 gene encoding LOW QUALITY PROTEIN: chromobox protein homolog 8-like (The sequence of the model RefSeq protein was modified relative to this genomic sequence to represent the inferred CDS: deleted 1 base in 1 codon) — protein sequence MELSAVGERVFAAEALLKRRIRKGRMEYLVKWKGWSQKYSTWEPEENILDARLLAAFEEREREMELYGPKKRGPKPKTFLLKAQAKAKAKTYEFRSDSSRGIRVPYPGRSPQELGSTSRAREGLRNIALAPQGSSSSSSTPKADGIRERVIRVEEKPGETPKKRGPKPRKELYKDLAETLDASKRKLGDPGDKVGDYLKARKMEEAAARGAAKFGSGHSVIQLARRQEPDLPGALPGPTRAEAGPEAFPPRLAKHRADFLDAKGQGGLDPGGPKLLHGAVSPGAVGGLYRDGVGGPAGRPSLIARIPVSRILGDPEEESWSPSLNNLEKVVVTDVTSNFLTVTIKESSTDQGFFKEKR from the exons ATGGAGCTCTCGGCCGTCGGGGAGCGCGTCTTCGCGGCCGAGGCCCTGCTCAAGCGCCGCATCCGCAAG GGCCGCATGGAGTATCTGGTCAAATGGAAGGGCTGGTCGCAGAA GTACAGCACTTGGGAGCCCGAGGAGAACATCCTGGATGCCCGGCTGCTCGCAGCCTTCGAGGAGAG GGAGCGAGAAATGGAGCTTTACGGGCCCAAAAAGCGAGGCCCCAAGCCCAAAACCTTCCTGCTAAAG GCCCAGGCGAAAGCCAAAGCCAAAACCTATGAATTCCGCAGCGACTCTTCCAGGGGGATCCGGGTGCCGTACCCTGGCAGGtccccccaggagctgggctccaCGTCCCGGGCTAGGGAAGGACTGAGAAACATAGCCCTGgccccccagggcagctccagcagcagcagcacccccaaGGCAGACGGCATCCGGGAGCGGGTGATCCGCGTGGAGGAGAAGCCCGGAGAGACCCCCAAAAAGAGAGGCCCGAAGCCCAGGAAGGAGCTCTACAAGGACCTTGCGGAGACTCTGGATGCCTCCAAGAGGAAACTGGGGGACCCGGGGGACAAGGTGGGGGACTACCTGAAGGCCAGGAAGAtggaggaggcggcggcg cggggggcagCCAAGTTCGGCTCGGGACACAGCGTGATCCAGCTGGCCCGGCGGCAGGAGCCCGACCTGCCCggcgccctgcccggccccacCCGCGCCGAGGCGGGGCCCGAGGCCTTCCCCCCGCGCCTGGCCAAGCACCGTGCGGACTTCCTGGACGCCAAGGGCCAGGGGGGGCTGGACCCCGGCGGGCCCAAGCTGCTGCACGGCGCCGTCAGCCCGGGGGCCGTGGGCGGCCTGTACCGCGACGGCGTggggggcccggcggggcggccctCGCTCATCGCCAGGATCCCCGTCTCCAGGATCCTGGGCGACCCCGAGGAGGAGTCCTGGAGCCCCTCTCTCAACAACCTGGAGAAGGTGGTGGTAACTGATGTGACCTCTAACTTTTTGACCGTCACCATCAAGGAGAGCAGCACGGACCAAGGATTCTTTAAGGAGAAGCGATGA